The Gemmatimonadales bacterium genome has a window encoding:
- a CDS encoding bifunctional riboflavin kinase/FAD synthetase, which produces MSGLPPLPGGSTVTVGSFDGVHLGHQAVLREIAARAGAAGRASVLVTFEPHPLEVVNPQAAPPLLTTGPERREILAQTPLDYALFLRFDRHLAGYSPEEFVTRVLLDRCGTRELVIGHDHGFGRGRSGDVETLRRLGAQHGFDVDVVGAVDFGDQHVSSSRIRRAVAGGDLVTAARMLGRPYQVSGVVGHGERRGRLLGVPTINLSGVPPQKLLPPDGVYAVRVEWRGGRAGGMMNQGPRPTVQDARRSLEAHLFDFDGDLYGEWVRVEWVERLRDVERFASLEALQQQLQRDRARALAVLAASGPDPSRVIHA; this is translated from the coding sequence GTGAGCGGCCTGCCGCCGCTGCCCGGCGGCAGCACCGTGACGGTGGGCTCGTTCGACGGCGTGCACCTCGGCCACCAGGCGGTGTTGCGGGAGATCGCGGCGCGCGCTGGAGCGGCGGGGCGGGCCAGCGTACTGGTGACGTTCGAGCCGCACCCGTTGGAGGTGGTGAACCCCCAGGCGGCGCCGCCGCTGCTCACCACCGGGCCCGAGCGCCGGGAGATCCTGGCGCAGACGCCGCTGGACTACGCGTTGTTCCTCCGGTTCGACCGCCACCTGGCCGGATATTCACCCGAGGAATTCGTCACCCGGGTGCTGCTCGACCGCTGTGGGACTCGCGAGCTGGTGATCGGGCACGATCACGGCTTCGGCCGGGGGCGGAGCGGTGATGTCGAGACCCTTCGGCGGCTGGGCGCGCAGCACGGCTTCGACGTCGATGTCGTGGGCGCGGTGGACTTCGGCGACCAGCACGTCTCCAGCTCCCGGATCCGGCGGGCCGTCGCGGGAGGAGACCTGGTGACCGCCGCGCGGATGCTGGGCCGGCCCTACCAGGTGAGCGGCGTCGTGGGACACGGCGAACGGCGCGGCCGCCTGCTGGGGGTGCCGACCATCAATCTGAGCGGCGTGCCGCCGCAGAAGCTGCTCCCGCCCGACGGCGTCTACGCCGTGCGGGTGGAGTGGCGCGGTGGCCGGGCTGGCGGCATGATGAACCAGGGGCCGCGACCCACCGTGCAGGATGCGCGCCGGTCGTTGGAGGCCCACCTGTTCGACTTCGACGGCGATCTCTACGGCGAGTGGGTGCGGGTGGAGTGGGTCGAGCGCCTGCGCGACGTGGAGCGGTTCGCCTCGCTGGAAGCCCTGCAGCAGCAGCTGCAGCGTGATCGTGCCCGGGCGCTGGCGGTGCTCGCCGCGTCCGGGCCGGACCCTAGCCGCGTGATTCACGCCTGA
- the truB gene encoding tRNA pseudouridine(55) synthase TruB produces MLLDKPAGMTSHDVVQRVRRVLGTRAAGHTGTLDPFATGLLVVLVGRATRLARFVEAQAKTYLATARLGIRTDTDDRTGAPVGIEGPGTGCSEAQVRQTLAGFAGEQQQRPPSYSAKHVDGERSYRLARRGKDVAPAPVAVTVHQIELVAWAAPELVFRATVSPGTYLRAIARDLGERLGVGAHLTALRREAIGPLRVEDAVSLDRLAPSDLLPARAVLRHLPVRELDEPDRRAVSHGRAVPADPAPAGDVALLHGGELVAVARAVDGWLRPSVVLGDS; encoded by the coding sequence GTGCTGCTGGACAAGCCGGCCGGGATGACGTCGCACGATGTGGTGCAGCGCGTCCGGCGGGTGCTGGGGACTCGGGCGGCCGGACACACCGGCACGCTCGATCCGTTCGCCACCGGTCTGCTGGTGGTGCTGGTCGGACGGGCTACCCGGCTGGCCCGTTTCGTCGAGGCACAGGCCAAGACCTACCTGGCCACGGCACGGCTCGGCATCCGGACCGACACCGACGATCGGACCGGCGCGCCGGTCGGAATCGAGGGGCCGGGCACCGGCTGCTCCGAAGCCCAGGTGCGCCAGACCCTCGCGGGGTTTGCCGGGGAGCAGCAGCAGCGGCCGCCGAGCTATTCCGCCAAGCACGTGGATGGAGAGCGGAGCTACCGGCTGGCGCGGCGAGGCAAAGACGTCGCCCCGGCGCCGGTAGCGGTGACGGTCCATCAGATCGAGCTCGTGGCCTGGGCTGCGCCCGAGCTGGTGTTCCGGGCCACGGTGAGCCCCGGCACGTATCTCCGCGCCATCGCCCGTGATCTCGGCGAACGGCTGGGTGTCGGCGCTCATCTCACCGCGCTGCGCCGCGAGGCGATCGGACCGCTTCGGGTGGAGGACGCGGTCTCGCTCGACCGACTGGCGCCGTCCGACCTGCTTCCGGCGCGTGCGGTGCTCCGGCACTTGCCCGTCCGGGAGCTGGATGAGCCCGACCGGCGCGCGGTAAGCCATGGCCGCGCGGTCCCCGCCGACCCCGCGCCCGCGGGTGATGTCGCGCTCCTCCACGGCGGCGAGCTGGTGGCGGTGGCCCGGGCCGTGGACGGATGGCTCAGGCCCTCGGTCGTGCTGGGGGACTCGTGA
- the rbfA gene encoding 30S ribosome-binding factor RbfA has protein sequence MSSSSRRTSRRGESRRPEQVGETLRQVITEALLRKVRDPRVGFVTLTTVLVSNDLSHARVMVSVPGDEAEKARALEGLQSGAGFFRSLAARALTTRIVPELHFELDKGLEHAARINALLGDIRREEPD, from the coding sequence ATGAGCAGTTCCTCCCGGCGGACATCCCGTCGAGGCGAATCCCGCCGCCCGGAACAGGTGGGGGAGACCCTGCGCCAGGTGATCACCGAGGCGCTCCTGCGCAAGGTGCGTGACCCACGGGTCGGCTTCGTCACCTTGACCACCGTCCTGGTCAGCAACGACCTGTCGCACGCCCGGGTGATGGTGAGCGTGCCGGGTGACGAGGCCGAGAAGGCGCGCGCGCTGGAAGGGCTGCAGAGCGGCGCTGGCTTCTTCCGCTCGCTGGCGGCTCGGGCGCTCACCACCCGGATCGTTCCGGAGCTCCATTTCGAGCTCGACAAAGGGCTCGAGCACGCCGCCCGGATCAACGCGCTGCTCGGCGATATCCGCCGGGAGGAGCCCGACTGA
- a CDS encoding DUF503 domain-containing protein, with product MIVAVQTWELHLPGCHSLKEKRGVLKPLTIGLRRTLNVSVAETDHQDAWQRAEIACAVVGSARNVVEEVLRAADRMVEESDGVRIVDTVTVLR from the coding sequence GTGATCGTCGCCGTCCAGACCTGGGAGCTGCACCTGCCCGGCTGTCACTCGCTGAAGGAGAAGCGGGGGGTGCTGAAGCCGCTGACGATCGGACTCCGGCGCACGCTCAACGTCTCGGTGGCCGAAACCGACCACCAGGATGCCTGGCAGCGGGCGGAGATCGCCTGCGCCGTGGTGGGCTCGGCGCGCAACGTCGTGGAGGAGGTCCTCCGCGCCGCCGATCGCATGGTCGAAGAGTCAGACGGCGTGCGGATCGTCGATACGGTGACGGTGCTCCGATGA
- the infB gene encoding translation initiation factor IF-2, with protein sequence MVKTRVHDLAAEFGVAPEQLLSMLKDMNIFVRSHLSALENDQVSAVRVRWEREKRKSAEEPSAKKGRRKAVKAEPAPAPVEAKPAKRRRTAAEVAQVEAQAQAEKAAEMAALELERPVVELEEAAPAQSLEERARALFRDLPPAPVEAEEERGTTEEPAAAKPAEPLPPRLGTHSTAGDSAKAPFIPPRIQRPAPASSAPRGPKPVFSSSAPPSAPSRPGAPSRPGASDRGSAPPARAFGPDAQKGGGRKKGKKGKHSSVDQDAVQANILKTLQGMKGPAGRKGRRSDEPSFRDVQAGRAAEEREKEKTRIRVNEFISVSELAGAMKVPATQIVQFAFKELGLMVTVNQRLDFDQIELIASAFGFEAVREDEYAAQLEAEETPDTPEQLAPRPPVVTIMGHVDHGKTSLLDYIRKANVVAGEAGGITQHIGAYHVSLPGGRAITFLDTPGHQAFTAMRARGAQVTDIVVLVVAADDQVMPQTIEAISHARNAGVPMIVAINKIDLPTANVAKVKQDLLQHNVVLEEFGGNTLAAQISAKKGIGIETLLEQILLQAEVLDLKANPEGKGHGTVLEATLDPGKGPLATILVQKGTLKAGDNFICGKFSGRVRALYDERGKPVKEAGPSIPVQILGFEGVPAAGDTFAVVTDAVEARDIAQKRQRLEREAQNRRSAKGTSLEDFSRALKEGEVSTLRIIIKADQGGPAEALADALAQLSTSEVRVDVVHRGVGAITESDVLLAKASGAIVLGFHVRPDSNARAAAEREQVDVRTYRIIYEAVEDVRAALEGLLKPEERETVLGEAEVLQLFKVSKVGTIAGCIVRSGTIQRTGKARVTRDGVVVYTGGLSSLKRFKDDVREVREGLECGIGIENFNDLKVGDRIESFRMEEVKRTLQPAAGGAVG encoded by the coding sequence GTGGTCAAAACGAGAGTGCACGACCTCGCGGCGGAGTTCGGCGTCGCGCCTGAGCAGCTCCTCAGCATGCTCAAGGACATGAACATCTTCGTCCGCAGCCATCTGTCGGCCCTGGAGAACGATCAGGTCTCGGCCGTTCGGGTGCGCTGGGAGCGGGAGAAGCGGAAGAGCGCCGAGGAGCCGTCCGCCAAGAAGGGCCGCCGCAAAGCAGTCAAGGCGGAGCCTGCCCCGGCGCCGGTCGAGGCCAAGCCCGCCAAGCGGCGGCGCACCGCCGCCGAAGTGGCCCAGGTCGAGGCCCAGGCACAGGCCGAGAAGGCGGCCGAGATGGCCGCGCTCGAGCTGGAGCGCCCGGTGGTCGAGCTGGAGGAAGCCGCGCCCGCGCAGAGTCTGGAGGAGCGGGCCCGCGCCCTCTTCCGCGACCTCCCGCCGGCCCCGGTGGAAGCCGAGGAGGAGCGCGGCACAACCGAGGAACCGGCCGCTGCCAAGCCCGCGGAGCCGCTGCCGCCCCGCCTGGGCACCCACAGCACCGCCGGCGATTCCGCCAAGGCGCCGTTCATTCCGCCCCGCATCCAGCGGCCAGCGCCCGCGTCGTCCGCGCCGCGCGGACCCAAGCCGGTGTTCAGCAGCAGCGCGCCGCCCTCTGCCCCCTCGCGTCCGGGCGCGCCGTCGCGTCCCGGCGCCTCCGATCGCGGCAGCGCGCCGCCGGCGCGCGCCTTCGGTCCCGACGCCCAGAAGGGCGGAGGCCGGAAGAAAGGGAAGAAGGGCAAGCACAGCTCGGTCGACCAGGATGCGGTGCAGGCCAACATCCTCAAGACTCTGCAGGGCATGAAGGGCCCGGCCGGCCGCAAGGGCCGCCGCTCGGACGAACCGTCGTTCCGCGACGTCCAGGCTGGACGCGCCGCCGAAGAGCGGGAGAAGGAGAAGACCCGCATCCGGGTCAACGAGTTCATCTCGGTCTCCGAGCTCGCCGGCGCCATGAAGGTGCCGGCCACCCAGATCGTCCAGTTCGCCTTCAAGGAGCTGGGCCTGATGGTGACCGTGAACCAGCGGCTCGACTTCGATCAGATCGAGCTGATCGCGTCCGCCTTCGGCTTCGAGGCCGTGCGGGAGGACGAGTACGCCGCCCAGCTCGAGGCCGAGGAGACCCCGGATACGCCCGAGCAGTTGGCGCCCCGGCCTCCGGTGGTCACGATCATGGGCCACGTCGACCACGGCAAGACCTCGCTGCTGGACTATATCCGCAAGGCGAACGTGGTCGCCGGCGAGGCCGGCGGCATCACCCAGCACATCGGCGCGTATCACGTCTCGCTGCCGGGCGGGCGGGCCATCACTTTCCTCGACACGCCGGGCCACCAGGCGTTCACCGCCATGCGCGCCCGCGGCGCCCAGGTGACCGATATCGTGGTCCTGGTCGTCGCGGCCGATGACCAGGTGATGCCCCAGACCATCGAGGCGATCAGCCACGCCAGGAACGCCGGCGTGCCCATGATCGTGGCGATCAACAAGATCGATCTGCCTACCGCCAACGTGGCCAAGGTCAAGCAGGACCTGCTGCAGCACAACGTGGTGCTGGAGGAGTTCGGCGGCAACACGCTCGCCGCGCAGATCTCGGCCAAGAAGGGCATCGGCATCGAGACGCTGCTGGAGCAGATCCTGCTCCAGGCCGAGGTCCTCGACCTCAAGGCCAACCCGGAGGGGAAGGGCCACGGCACGGTGCTGGAAGCCACCCTCGATCCGGGCAAGGGTCCTCTCGCCACCATCCTGGTTCAGAAGGGCACCCTCAAGGCGGGCGACAACTTCATCTGCGGCAAGTTCTCCGGCCGGGTGCGCGCGCTCTACGACGAGCGGGGCAAGCCGGTGAAGGAGGCGGGGCCGTCGATCCCGGTGCAGATCCTCGGCTTCGAAGGCGTGCCAGCGGCGGGAGACACTTTCGCCGTGGTGACCGACGCGGTCGAGGCCCGCGACATCGCCCAGAAGCGGCAGCGGCTCGAGCGCGAGGCGCAGAACCGCCGCAGCGCCAAGGGCACGTCGCTGGAAGACTTCAGCCGCGCGCTCAAGGAGGGCGAAGTCTCCACCCTGCGGATCATCATCAAGGCCGACCAGGGCGGCCCGGCGGAAGCCCTGGCCGACGCGCTGGCCCAGCTCAGCACCAGCGAAGTGCGGGTGGACGTGGTGCACCGCGGGGTCGGCGCCATCACCGAGAGCGACGTGCTCCTGGCCAAGGCCTCGGGCGCCATCGTCCTCGGGTTCCACGTGCGGCCGGACTCCAACGCCCGCGCGGCCGCGGAGCGGGAGCAGGTGGACGTGCGCACCTACCGCATCATCTACGAGGCGGTGGAGGACGTCCGCGCCGCGCTCGAAGGGCTGCTCAAGCCCGAGGAGCGGGAGACCGTCCTCGGTGAGGCCGAGGTGCTGCAGCTCTTCAAGGTCAGCAAGGTGGGGACCATCGCCGGGTGCATCGTGCGGAGCGGCACCATCCAGCGGACCGGCAAGGCGCGGGTCACCCGGGACGGCGTGGTGGTGTACACCGGCGGACTCTCCAGCCTCAAGCGCTTCAAGGACGACGTGCGCGAGGTGCGGGAGGGGCTCGAGTGCGGCATCGGGATCGAGAACTTCAACGATCTCAAGGTCGGCGACCGGATCGAGTCGTTCCGCATGGAGGAGGTCAAGCGGACGCTGCAGCCGGCCGCCGGCGGCGCGGTGGGGTGA
- a CDS encoding ribosomal L7Ae/L30e/S12e/Gadd45 family protein: MSGLLGLLGLGYRGRRVVVGVEAVRKELQAGKCWCVVVAEDASPRAVEKVVRLAAAKSVPIVPGPRAAAIGAQLGKPPVMAVGVRDRALASGMVQLAPVRS, encoded by the coding sequence GTGAGCGGGCTCCTGGGTCTTCTGGGACTGGGCTATCGGGGACGGCGGGTGGTGGTCGGAGTCGAGGCGGTGCGGAAGGAGCTGCAGGCAGGCAAGTGTTGGTGCGTGGTCGTGGCGGAAGACGCCAGCCCGCGCGCCGTGGAAAAAGTGGTCCGGTTGGCGGCGGCGAAGTCGGTGCCGATCGTGCCGGGCCCGCGCGCCGCCGCGATCGGCGCGCAGCTGGGAAAGCCGCCGGTCATGGCGGTAGGTGTGCGGGACCGCGCGTTGGCCAGCGGCATGGTGCAGCTGGCGCCCGTACGCTCCTGA